A portion of the Halobacillus ihumii genome contains these proteins:
- a CDS encoding YjcZ family sporulation protein codes for MSYGYGGGFALIVVLFILLIIVGAAWM; via the coding sequence ATGAGTTACGGATATGGTGGTGGATTTGCGTTAATCGTAGTTTTATTTATCTTGCTCATCATCGTAGGTGCAGCATGGATGTAA